One segment of Nitrospinota bacterium DNA contains the following:
- a CDS encoding PhzF family phenazine biosynthesis protein: MGIKIIQIDAFTSEPFKGNPAAVCILDTPGDAAWMQNIAREMNLSETAFIVPKPNAFDLRWFTPTTEVDLCGHATLASAHALWEESVLQTDQPAHFNTRSGLLTAHRRGQWIELDFPANTVENIPPPEGLMAALGVNAKFTGWDGTDYLVEVASESMVCTLKPDLKALKAFPVRGVIVTSRSASEKYDFVSRFFAPGAGIDEDPVTGSAHCSLGPYWADQLGKQKLFGYQASTRGGFVRVSLNGDRALLEGQAVTIFRGELL; the protein is encoded by the coding sequence GTGGGAATAAAAATAATTCAGATCGACGCTTTTACCTCGGAACCTTTTAAAGGCAATCCCGCTGCCGTTTGTATTTTAGATACGCCTGGAGATGCGGCCTGGATGCAAAATATTGCCAGAGAGATGAATCTATCGGAAACCGCTTTTATCGTTCCAAAACCCAACGCTTTTGATTTGCGCTGGTTCACGCCAACGACGGAGGTGGATCTTTGCGGCCATGCGACGCTGGCCAGCGCCCATGCGCTATGGGAAGAGAGTGTCCTGCAAACGGATCAACCCGCTCATTTCAATACCCGCAGTGGACTCCTGACGGCGCACCGCCGGGGTCAATGGATCGAATTGGATTTTCCCGCAAATACGGTTGAAAACATTCCGCCTCCTGAAGGCTTGATGGCGGCGTTGGGTGTGAACGCAAAATTCACCGGCTGGGATGGAACAGATTATCTGGTTGAGGTGGCATCCGAATCTATGGTTTGCACCTTGAAACCGGATTTAAAGGCGCTCAAAGCTTTTCCGGTCAGGGGAGTCATTGTGACCAGTCGGTCGGCTTCAGAAAAATATGATTTTGTCTCCCGGTTTTTCGCGCCTGGGGCGGGAATTGATGAAGACCCGGTGACCGGATCGGCGCATTGTAGTTTAGGGCCCTATTGGGCAGATCAGCTTGGCAAACAGAAATTGTTTGGGTACCAGGCTTCCACCAGGGGCGGTTTTGTGCGGGTTTCCTTGAACGGGGACCGTGCTCTTCTTGAGGGACAGGCAGTGACTATTTTTCGTGGAGAGTTGTTATGA
- the glnA gene encoding type I glutamate--ammonia ligase, with protein sequence MTPKEAVDLAKKNDARIVDMKFIDLLGTWQHFSVPISELEEHLFEEGLGFDGSSVRGWQAINASDMLVIPDSTTAVMDPFMEIPTISMLCNIVDPITKEKYTRDPRNIAQKAEAYLKSTGIGDTAYFGPEAEFFIFDDVRYDLASNHSFYQVDSEEGTWNTGSDDGPNLGHKPRHKEGYFPVSPVDTFQDMRSEMMLLMEDVGMGMECHHHEVATGGQNELAMKFSSLVKTADNLQWYKYIVKNVAKRHGKTATFMPKPLYGDNGSGMHVHQSVWKDGKPLFAGNGYAGFSELGLHYIGGILKHARAICAITGPTINSYKRLVPGFEAPVNLAYSSRNRSAACRIPMYSPSPKAKRVEVRFPDPSCNGYLAFAAMLMAGLDGIENKIDPGEPLDKDIYALGPEELAGMPTLPHSLDEALAALEEDHDFLLKGDVFTQDVIDQWIDYKREKEITPMRLRPHPLEFHLYYDC encoded by the coding sequence ATGACCCCGAAGGAAGCGGTTGATTTGGCAAAAAAAAATGATGCCCGAATTGTGGACATGAAGTTCATAGACCTTTTGGGCACGTGGCAGCACTTTTCGGTTCCTATCAGTGAATTGGAGGAACATCTGTTTGAAGAAGGGCTGGGGTTTGACGGTTCCAGTGTGCGTGGATGGCAGGCGATCAATGCCAGCGACATGCTCGTCATCCCTGACTCCACAACGGCGGTCATGGACCCCTTCATGGAAATTCCTACAATCAGTATGCTTTGCAACATCGTTGACCCGATAACCAAAGAAAAATATACCCGAGATCCCAGGAATATCGCGCAAAAGGCCGAGGCGTATCTGAAGTCTACGGGCATTGGCGATACGGCTTACTTCGGCCCGGAAGCGGAGTTTTTTATTTTTGATGATGTGCGTTATGACCTTGCTTCCAACCACTCGTTTTATCAAGTGGACTCTGAAGAAGGGACCTGGAACACGGGCAGCGATGATGGCCCCAACCTGGGGCACAAGCCGCGTCATAAGGAAGGCTATTTCCCTGTGTCCCCTGTAGACACCTTTCAGGATATGCGCTCTGAAATGATGCTGTTGATGGAAGATGTGGGGATGGGTATGGAATGCCACCATCATGAAGTGGCCACCGGCGGACAGAACGAACTCGCCATGAAGTTTTCATCTCTGGTCAAGACCGCGGACAATCTGCAATGGTATAAATACATTGTCAAGAATGTTGCTAAAAGACACGGTAAAACGGCAACCTTCATGCCAAAGCCTCTGTATGGTGATAATGGATCGGGCATGCACGTCCATCAGAGTGTATGGAAAGATGGCAAGCCGCTTTTTGCAGGCAACGGTTATGCCGGTTTCAGTGAATTGGGTCTCCACTATATTGGCGGCATCCTGAAACATGCACGCGCCATTTGTGCTATTACAGGGCCAACCATCAATTCTTACAAACGGTTGGTGCCTGGGTTTGAAGCTCCCGTGAACCTGGCTTATTCCAGTCGCAACCGGAGCGCGGCCTGCCGCATTCCCATGTATTCCCCAAGCCCGAAGGCCAAGCGTGTTGAGGTTCGCTTTCCGGACCCTTCCTGCAACGGGTATCTGGCCTTTGCGGCCATGCTGATGGCGGGATTGGACGGCATTGAAAATAAAATCGACCCCGGTGAACCGCTGGACAAGGATATCTATGCTTTGGGGCCGGAAGAGCTGGCGGGAATGCCCACCCTTCCCCATTCACTGGATGAAGCGTTGGCCGCTTTGGAAGAGGATCATGACTTTCTCCTGAAAGGTGACGTTTTCACTCAGGATGTGATCGACCAGTGGATCGATTACAAAAGGGAAAAGGAGATCACTCCGATGAGACTGCGTCCGCATCCTTTGGAATTCCATTTGTACTACGACTGTTAA
- a CDS encoding P-II family nitrogen regulator has translation MKKVEAIIKPFKLDEVKDKLNEIGVKGITVSEVKGFGRQKGHTELYRGAEYVVDFLPKIKLEIIISDGQVEDVINTIMSAAQTGRIGDGKIFVTDLVDTIRIRTGERGEEAI, from the coding sequence ATGAAGAAGGTTGAGGCGATTATCAAGCCGTTCAAATTGGACGAAGTGAAAGATAAATTAAATGAGATCGGGGTCAAAGGCATCACGGTCAGCGAAGTGAAGGGATTTGGCCGCCAAAAAGGGCACACCGAATTGTACCGGGGCGCGGAATATGTCGTTGATTTTCTTCCCAAAATCAAGTTGGAGATCATCATCAGCGATGGTCAGGTGGAAGATGTAATCAATACTATTATGTCTGCGGCCCAAACGGGAAGAATTGGCGACGGCAAGATCTTTGTTACCGACCTGGTGGATACCATCCGTATTCGCACTGGTGAGAGGGGCGAAGAGGCGATTTAA
- a CDS encoding lysophospholipid acyltransferase family protein encodes MKKFLNNYLIPYLLFVIFRIWCLTLRLHHKNPEGEAYIRRLSGRFIITLWHGRIFYIFYHIRKIPDLYLLISPSQDGDILARLAQLMGYAVIRGSSFKKAVPSARSLIKVLRREGRIAIIADGSRGPRCKVQPGILQIAGMTETPVVPLTFSGKHKLVLNSWDRFILPLPFTRCAVNVGNPMHLTRQIVEDSLQEKQMELENGLNQLTLDCD; translated from the coding sequence ATGAAAAAATTTCTCAATAATTATTTGATTCCCTACCTTTTATTTGTCATTTTCCGTATTTGGTGTCTCACACTGCGGTTGCACCACAAAAATCCAGAGGGGGAAGCGTATATCCGCCGGCTTTCCGGACGGTTTATCATTACCCTGTGGCATGGCCGGATTTTCTATATTTTTTATCATATTCGTAAAATACCCGATTTGTACCTGTTGATCAGCCCCAGCCAGGATGGAGATATTTTAGCCCGTCTTGCCCAGTTGATGGGGTATGCGGTCATTCGCGGGTCTTCCTTTAAAAAGGCGGTTCCGTCTGCCCGATCCCTGATCAAGGTGCTGAGGCGGGAGGGAAGGATTGCCATCATTGCCGACGGGTCGCGCGGACCCCGTTGCAAGGTGCAACCGGGGATTTTGCAAATAGCCGGTATGACTGAAACCCCGGTGGTTCCCTTGACTTTTTCGGGCAAACACAAATTAGTTTTAAACAGTTGGGACCGGTTTATCCTGCCTCTGCCTTTTACCCGCTGCGCCGTGAATGTTGGCAACCCCATGCACCTCACCCGCCAAATTGTCGAAGACTCCCTTCAGGAAAAACAGATGGAACTGGAAAATGGCCTGAATCAGTTAACTCTGGATTGTGATTAG
- the lpxB gene encoding lipid-A-disaccharide synthase, with translation MPKKSLRILIVAGEASGDLHGSHLVEAIKSFHPKCRFFGVGGKKMRAEGVETFFDIERMGAIGAIEILGELPLYIKVYRTLAAEISSGKYDAAILIDYPTLNLMLAKLCERAKVPVFYFISPQIWAWRKGRIKQIRETVSRMFVVLPFEERMYLEAGVDAEFLGHPFADKVHPSMDTEDACAEFNLDSRQKIIGLLPGSRKNEIQSLLDVMLEAAEKIQNELGNCQFVLPIADSIDPEIIKRKLKGNPLNIRLVTGKTYDVMNCCDFLIIASGSATLEAGILGCPMVIIYKLNPVTYFLARILIDTEMIGLVNIVAGEKVVPELIQGQATAENIKQEAMALLKNPERLEAMRSRLLKIRESLGEPGVMNRVAESICQYLDEPSGHEKISQ, from the coding sequence ATGCCCAAAAAATCATTGCGTATCCTTATTGTTGCCGGGGAAGCTTCCGGTGACCTGCATGGAAGCCACTTGGTGGAAGCCATAAAATCTTTTCACCCCAAGTGCCGGTTTTTTGGTGTGGGCGGTAAGAAGATGCGTGCGGAAGGTGTGGAAACTTTTTTCGATATCGAAAGAATGGGGGCGATCGGAGCCATAGAAATTCTCGGAGAACTGCCGCTTTATATAAAAGTTTACCGTACGCTTGCCGCCGAAATATCTTCAGGGAAATATGACGCCGCCATCCTCATTGATTATCCCACCTTGAATCTCATGCTGGCAAAATTGTGTGAACGGGCAAAGGTTCCTGTATTTTATTTTATCAGTCCGCAAATCTGGGCCTGGCGTAAAGGCCGGATCAAACAAATTCGTGAGACGGTCAGCCGAATGTTTGTGGTGCTTCCATTTGAAGAGCGCATGTACCTGGAAGCGGGAGTGGATGCCGAGTTTTTAGGCCACCCCTTTGCCGACAAGGTGCATCCTTCCATGGACACAGAGGATGCCTGTGCAGAATTTAATTTGGACTCCCGCCAAAAAATCATTGGTTTGCTTCCGGGCAGTCGGAAAAATGAAATCCAATCCCTGTTGGATGTCATGCTTGAGGCGGCGGAAAAAATTCAAAATGAATTGGGAAACTGTCAGTTTGTCCTTCCCATTGCGGACTCCATTGATCCTGAAATCATTAAGCGGAAGTTAAAAGGGAATCCCTTGAACATTCGTCTCGTTACGGGAAAAACCTATGATGTCATGAATTGTTGCGACTTTCTCATCATCGCCTCCGGGTCCGCCACTCTGGAAGCGGGAATATTGGGATGCCCCATGGTGATCATTTATAAACTCAACCCCGTCACTTACTTTTTGGCCAGAATCCTCATAGATACGGAGATGATAGGGCTGGTCAATATTGTCGCCGGAGAAAAGGTGGTTCCAGAATTGATACAAGGGCAGGCGACTGCCGAAAACATCAAACAGGAAGCCATGGCACTTCTTAAAAATCCTGAGCGGTTGGAAGCTATGCGATCACGTCTGTTAAAAATCCGCGAATCTCTCGGAGAACCAGGGGTGATGAACCGAGTGGCCGAAAGTATTTGCCAATACCTCGATGAGCCTTCAGGACATGAAAAAATTTCTCAATAA
- the lpxI gene encoding UDP-2,3-diacylglucosamine diphosphatase LpxI (LpxI, functionally equivalent to LpxH, replaces it in LPS biosynthesis in a minority of bacteria.) has translation MNETQPSRIGLIAGAGEIPIYFARKASKNGVRIVSIGFTDEIHTRLAPFAEKSYSIGVGKTSKIFKTLKDENIREVMILGKVDKSVIFRLQMFDMRTLKFLKNLKNKEDKTLMLGVIEEMEKEGFQVLDQREFLREIFPPQGVLSRRQPSKSEIEDIEFGLPIAKKLADMEIGQTLIVCNKTVIAVEAIEGTDRAIERGCALARGNAVAIKVSRTDQDYRFDSPGVGPQTIEGLVKGGARVLALEAERVMLVDQARVVEMADQAGLSVVCV, from the coding sequence ATGAACGAAACCCAACCTTCCCGGATTGGCCTCATTGCCGGTGCGGGTGAGATCCCCATCTATTTTGCGCGTAAGGCATCGAAAAATGGTGTCCGTATCGTATCCATTGGGTTTACAGATGAAATCCATACCCGACTGGCCCCCTTTGCCGAGAAGTCCTATTCCATAGGAGTCGGCAAAACCTCAAAGATATTTAAAACCCTGAAAGACGAAAACATCCGGGAAGTTATGATCCTCGGAAAAGTGGACAAGAGCGTTATTTTTCGTCTCCAGATGTTTGACATGCGGACGCTAAAATTCCTGAAAAACCTGAAGAACAAGGAAGACAAAACCCTCATGCTTGGGGTGATCGAAGAAATGGAGAAAGAAGGATTCCAGGTTTTGGATCAACGTGAGTTCTTAAGAGAAATTTTTCCTCCTCAAGGAGTCTTATCCCGTCGTCAACCCTCCAAAAGCGAAATAGAGGATATCGAGTTTGGGTTGCCGATTGCAAAAAAACTGGCGGATATGGAAATTGGACAAACCCTGATCGTTTGCAATAAAACGGTCATCGCTGTGGAAGCGATTGAGGGAACGGATCGTGCCATTGAAAGAGGATGTGCCCTGGCCAGGGGAAACGCTGTTGCCATCAAGGTCAGCCGAACCGATCAGGATTACCGTTTCGACAGTCCGGGAGTGGGGCCTCAAACCATTGAGGGACTTGTCAAGGGCGGAGCCAGGGTTCTGGCGCTGGAGGCGGAACGAGTGATGCTGGTCGATCAGGCAAGAGTTGTGGAAATGGCCGACCAGGCGGGATTGTCCGTGGTTTGCGTGTGA